A genome region from Hevea brasiliensis isolate MT/VB/25A 57/8 chromosome 9, ASM3005281v1, whole genome shotgun sequence includes the following:
- the LOC110658766 gene encoding transcription termination factor MTERF4, chloroplastic, translating to MKIGSCGGITRPSFLLVHADLPIFAYHKLQLKPVPPLGIPIDYMKGIGLITKFRCSVAERTFTFSSEDSFASKINNVRLGQKKGRSSSLYTHPSLLDMKNMKVANRARVYDLLRSIGIVPDELDGLELPVTVDVMRERVDFLHQLGLAIEDINNYPLVLGCSVKKNMIPVLDYLGKLGVRKSSFTDFLRRYPQVLHASVVVDLAPVVKYLQGMDIKPNDIPRVLERYPEVLGFKLEGTMSTSVAYLVGIGVARREIGGVLTRYPEILGMRVGRVIKPFVEYLESLGIPRLAVARLIEKRPHILGFGLEELIKPNVEALLEINVRKTSVPSVVAQYPEIIGIDLKAKLLSQQSLLHSVIELGPEDFARVVEKMPQVVSLSRVPILKHVDFLKDCGFSLQQVGEMVVGCPQVLALNIDVMKLSFDYFKMEMERPLDDLVTFPAFFTYGLESTIKPRHKRIVKKGLKCSLSWLLNCSDEKFEERMDYETIDMEEMEMPSFDMNTFMEPRSDGSDFDYDEDSEDARV from the coding sequence ATGAAGATTGGAAGCTGTGGTGGCATTACTAGACCCAGTTTTTTGCTTGTACATGCAGATTTGCCCATTTTTGCATATCATAAACTGCAGTTGAAACCAGTGCCACCTCTTGGGATTCCTATTGACTACATGAAGGGGATTggcttaattacaaaatttcggtGTTCTGTTGCTGAGAGAACATTCACATTTAGCTCTGAGGATTCATTTGCATCCAAGATAAACAATGTTCGTTTGGGTCAGAAGAAAGGACGTTCCTCCTCACTTTATACTCATCCTAGTTTGCTAGACATGAAAAACATGAAGGTAGCAAATCGTGCCAGGGTTTATGACTTACTGAGAAGTATTGGCATTGTCCCTGATGAACTTGATGGGTTGGAACTTCCTGTGACAGTTGATGTTATGAGGGAACGTGTGGATTTCCTTCACCAATTAGGTCTTGCAATTGAAGACATTAACAACTATCCTCTTGTTCTTGGTTGCAGTGTCAAAAAGAACATGATTCCTGTTCTTGACTATCTTGGCAAATTGGGTGTTAGGAAATCTTCCTTCACAGATTTCTTAAGAAGATACCCACAAGTCCTTCATGCTAGCGTTGTTGTAGACCTTGCTCCAGTGGTCAAATATCTTCAAGGAATGGATATCAAGCCAAATGATATTCCTCGGGTGCTTGAGAGATACCCAGAAGTTCTGGGATTCAAGCTTGAAGGGACCATGAGCACATCAGTGGCTTATCTGGTTGGAATTGGGGTGGCAAGGAGAGAAATTGGAGGTGTTTTAACCAGATACCCAGAGATATTGGGGATGCGAGTAGGCCGTGTAATCAAGCCTTTTGTGGAGTATCTTGAGAGTTTGGGTATACCAAGACTAGCTGTAGCTAGATTGATAGAGAAGCGGCCACACATCCTTGGTTTTGGATTAGAGGAATTGATTAAACCAAACGTTGAAGCCCTTCTAGAGATTAATGTAAGGAAAACCTCAGTTCCTTCTGTGGTAGCACAATATCCTGAGATTATTGGAATTGACCTGAAGGCAAAGCTTCTCAGCCAACAAAGTTTGCTTCATTCAGTCATTGAATTGGGTCCCGAGGATTTTGCTAGAGTTGTGGAGAAGATGCCGCAAGTTGTCAGCCTTAGTAGAGTTCCTATATTGAAGCATGTGGACTTCCTTAAGGATTGTGGGTTTTCCTTGCAACAAGTGGGGGAAATGGTTGTGGGATGTCCTCAAGTGCTTGCTTTGAATATTGATGTCATGAAACTTagctttgattactttaaaatggAGATGGAAAGACCTTTGGATGATTTGGTTACTTTCCCAGCATTCTTTACATATGGTCTCGAGTCTACTATAAAGCCAAGGCATAAAAGGATTGTGAAGAAGGGGCTGAAATGTTCACTTTCATGGCTTCTTAATTGTTCTGATGAGAAGTTTGAAGAAAGAATGGACTATGAGACCATTGACATGGAGGAGATGGAAATGCCATCATTTGACATGAATACTTTTATGGAGCCGAGGAGTGATGGGTCTGATTTTGACTATGATGAGGACAGTGAAGATGCGCGTGTATAG
- the LOC110658767 gene encoding exosome complex component RRP4 homolog isoform X2, whose product MLPSPSPIPSQSASKTVFSKDMEQQSATVKWWRRSVEWWNALTCLSMFKPEIGDIIVGRVVEVAQKRWKLEINFNQDAVLMLSSMNLPDGIQRRRTAVDELNMRNVFEENDVICAEVRNFQNDGSLQLQARSQKYGKLEKGQLLTVPPYLVKRQKQHFHHLVQYGVDLILGCNGFIWVGEHCDARDTVAEEQLNNTEEQNTKSTRVSENVPLETRRNICRVANAVRVLSTLGFSLTLEVILEAFNLSSTLNLGIDEMLVSEFHVLVAEKEAERRSSLTKKKR is encoded by the exons ATGCTTCCGTCACCGTCGCCGATACCATCCCAATCAGCCTCGAAGACAGTATTCTCAA AGGACATGGAACAGCAGAGCGCAACGGTGAAGTGGTGGCGACGGTCTGTGGAGTGGTGGAACGCGTTAACATGCTTGTCTAT GTTCAAGCCAGAGATTGGAGATATCATAGTGGGCCGCGTTGTTGAG GTCGCTCAAAAGCGTTGGAAATTGGAAATAAATTTCAACCAAGATGCTGTTTTAATGCTTTCTTCGATGAACTTGCCTGATGGTATTCAG AGGCGGCGAACTGCTGTGGATGAACTGAACATGCGCAATGTTTTTGAGGAGAATGATGTTATTTGT GCTGAAGTTCGTAATTTTCAGAATGATGGGAGTTTACAACTGCAAGCAAGAAGTCAGAAGTATGGGAAG CTTGAGAAGGGGCAATTGCTGACAGTCCCCCCTTATCTAGTGAAAAGACAAAAACAGCATTTCCATCATCTGGTACAATATGGAGTTGACTTGATACTTGGATGTAATGGATTTATATGGGTTGGTGAACATTGTGATGCCAGAGACACTGTAGCAGAAGAGCAATTAAACAATACTGAAGAACAAAATACCAAATCCACTAGAGTTTCTGAAAACGTACCACTAGAGACAAGACGGAACATTTGCAGGGTTGCAAATGCTGTCCGTGTATTGTCAACTTTGGGCTTCAGTTTAACTTTAGAAGTGATATTGGAGGCCTTTAACTTGAGTAGCACTTTGAATCTTGGTATAGATGAGATGCTTGTGTCAGAGTTCCATGTTTTGGTAGCAGAGAAAGAAGCTGAACGACGCAGTTCATTGACCAAAAAGAAGAGATGA
- the LOC110658770 gene encoding methyl-CpG-binding domain-containing protein 4-like: MKRERGMATKDDNSESPKTASKNSRGAVWSIDTYAAQCETCLKWRVIATQEEYEEIRSKILENPFVCDRKPGVTCKDAADIDCNATRTWVIDRPGIPKTPKGFKRSLVLRRDFSKMDAYYITPTGKKLRTKNEIAAFLEANPKYKDVSIEDFNFTSPKVMEDTIPEDGKKVNASGSGYRKSKALNDAA; encoded by the exons ATGAAAAGGGAGAGAGGAATGGCAACGAAAGACGACAACAGTGAAAGCCCTAAAACGGCGTCGAAG AATTCACGGGGGGCAGTGTGGTCAATTGATACTTATGCTGCACAATgtgaaacatgcttaaaatggaGGGTAATTGCAACTCAAGAAGAATACGAGGAAATCAGAAGCAAAATCTTGGAGAATCCCTTTGTTTGTGACAGAAAACCTGGGGTAACTTGCAAGGATGCTGCTGACATCGATTGCAACGCAACTCGAACTTGGGTGATTGACAGGCCTGGCATCCCAAAGACCCCAAAAGGTTTTAAGAGGAGCTTGGTGCTAAGACGGGATTTCTCCAAAATGGATGCTTACTATATCACTCCCACAGGTAAGAAACTAAGAACGAAAAATGAAATTGCAGCATTTTTAGAAGCAAATCCAAAATACAAAGATGTTTCTATTGAGGACTTCAATTTCACTTCTCCAAAGGTAATGGAAGACACTATACCTGAAGATGGAAAGAAGGTTAATGCTAGTGGTAGCGGTTATAGAAAAAGTAAGGCATTAAATGATGCAGCTTGA
- the LOC110658769 gene encoding auxin-binding protein T85, with product MEASRKMAWHWHFLGFFFLSLHVFSAKAKASQCSIKGLPLVRNISELPQDDHGIRGLSHITVAGSVLHGMKEVEVWLQTFSPGSCTPIHRHSCEEVFIVLKGSGTLYLASSSHQKHPGKPQEYFIFPNSTFHIPVNDAHQVWNINEHEDLQVLVIISRPPVKMFIYDDWFMPHTAAKLRFPIFWDEQCLQVQAPPKDEL from the exons ATGGAAGCATCGAGAAAAATGGCTTGGCACTGGCATTTCTTGGGTTTCTTCTTTCTCAGTTTGCACGTATTCTCTGCAAAAGCCAAAGCTTCGCAGTGCTCAATCAAGG GGTTGCCACTTGTGAGGAATATTAGTGAGCTTCCTCAGGATGATCATGGAATTCGAGGCTTGTCCCATATTACCGTTGCTGGCTCTGTCTTGCATGGGATGAAAGAG GTGGAGGTATGGCTTCAAACGTTTTCTCCAGGGTCATGCACGCCAATCCACAGACACTCATGTGAAGAAGTTTTTATTGTCCTAAAAGGAAGTGGCACTCTCTATCTTGCCTCAAGTTCACATCAGAAGCATCCTGGAAAGCCACAAGAATACTTCATCTTTCCCAATAGTACATTTCATATCCCTGTGAACGATGCTCACCAG GTCTGGAATATAAATGAACATGAGGATTTGCAAGTGCTTGTCATAATATCTCGTCCACCAGTCAAAAT GTTCATATATGATGACTGGTTCATGCCCCATACTGCAGCAAAATTGAGGTTTCCCATCTTTTGGGACGAACAGTGCCTACAAGTTCAAGCACCTCCAAAAGACGAGCTTTAA
- the LOC110658765 gene encoding probable galacturonosyltransferase-like 4, with protein sequence MASCTTPFLFLGLLSLIPIFLSSTSSIVAATSSSSSGGVRLGPIRKPSSNVPAFREAPAFRNGDSCGAERIHVTMTLDANYLRGTMAAVLSILQHSACPENIEFHFLWGRFEPEVFSNIMSTFPYLQFRIYRFDSNRVRAKISKSIRQALDQPLNYARIYLADILPSNLKRIIYLDSDLVVVDDIARLWEVDLKGKVLGAPEYCHANFTKYFTELFWSNPVWAKTFQGKRPCYFNTGVMVVDIEMWRQGVYTQKVEYWMEVQKHKRIYHLGSLPPFLLVLAGNINGVDHRWNQHGLGGDNIEGKCRNLHPGPISLLHWSGKGKPWLRLDSRKPCSVDHLWAPYDLYRSSMHSLEG encoded by the coding sequence ATGGCCTCCTGCACCACTCCCTTTCTCTTCCTTGGCCTCCTGTCTCTTATTCCCATCTTTCTCTCCTCTACCTCCAGCATTGTAGCTGccacctcctcctcctcttcTGGCGGTGTCCGCCTCGGTCCTATCCGAAAGCCTTCCTCCAATGTCCCTGCCTTCCGGGAAGCCCCTGCATTTCGCAATGGGGATTCCTGTGGAGCTGAGAGAATCCATGTTACCATGACCTTGGACGCCAATTATCTCAGAGGCACAATGGCTGCAGTTTTATCCATCCTCCAGCATTCTGCTTGTCCTGAAAACATTGAGTTTCACTTCCTCTGGGGACGTTTTGAGCCAGAGGTCTTTTCCAACATCATGTCCACCTTCCCTTATCTTCAGTTCAGAATCTATCGCTTTGACTCCAATCGTGTTCGTGCAAAGATATCAAAATCGATTCGTCAAGCCCTGGATCAGCCTTTAAACTATGCAAGAATTTACCTTGCTGACATACTCCCATCAAATCTTAAACGCATTATTTATCTAGACTCTGATCTCGTTGTCGTTGATGATATTGCAAGATTATGGGAGGTAGATTTAAAGGGCAAGGTTTTGGGAGCACCAGAATATTGTCATGCAAATTTTACCAAGTATTTCACAGAATTATTCTGGTCCAATCCTGTTTGGGCTAAGACATTTCAAGGAAAAAGGCCATGTTATTTTAACACAGGAGTTATGGTGGTGGATATAGAAATGTGGAGGCAAGGTGTGTATACACAGAAAGTTGAGTACTGGATGGAAGTGCAAAAGCATAAGAGGATATACCACTTGGGGTCATTGCCACCATTTTTATTGGTTTTGGCTGGGAATATAAACGGAGTGGATCATAGATGGAATCAACATGGGTTAGGGGGTGATAACATTGAAGGTAAGTGCAGGAATTTGCATCCTGGGCCTATTAGTTTGCTTCACTGGAGTGGAAAAGGGAAGCCATGGTTAAGACTCGACTCAAGAAAGCCATGTTCTGTGGATCACCTCTGGGCTCCATATGATCTCTATCGCTCATCAATGCATTCTTTGGAAGGATAA
- the LOC110658764 gene encoding uncharacterized protein LOC110658764, whose protein sequence is MDFFKSVFADEPDFPKSDSESKPSSDRPPSDSGPSSPPKLQNSKPDPSDIGSSSGAGWSFGGLIKTLSTKSESVIEIYRRDLKEFGSGLKKEIEVAHGSLETVGHAIDEVGSSVLKNTVQIISQGKEAILAADHESDSSDNNNEKSITSQQSLNSKPYSRFDAQVRAIQGDASTYCEETQDLEDYKKWKLGFVLEEKREEIENLLAENGAAESIYKRVVPNSVDEETFWCRYYFKLYKLKQAEDVRANLVKRAISTEEDDLSWEFDDDEENVKKEDERNSASKANFKQNGHLGSKDSAKITEDEEKDMHDKQSEQIVKGDEINKASIGQTEQTMNVKEEISVVESKEEKILSGGDNVAGDKLDLEKKSKEETLSISDEKAGSEGKGDNGESSKDSDVSVISSHLSMPEEEDLGWDEIEDLSSIDEKKVSHSGSPNKIDMRKGLSAAEEEEDLSWDIEDDDEPVKDLNIC, encoded by the coding sequence ATGGATTTCTTCAAATCAGTATTTGCAGACGAACCAGATTTTCCTAAATCCGATTCCGAATCTAAACCCTCCTCTGATCGACCACCATCGGACTCAGGTCCCAGCTCCCCACCTAAACTGCAAAATTCTAAGCCTGACCCTTCTGATATTGGGTCCAGCAGTGGTGCCGGGTGGAGCTTCGGGGGTCTGATCAAAACCCTATCAACGAAATCCGAATCCGTCATTGAAATCTACCGTCGCGATCTGAAGGAATTTGGGTCGGGTCTTAAGAAGGAGATCGAGGTGGCACATGGATCTTTAGAGACCGTGGGGCACGCCATTGACGAGGTTGGTAGTTCCGTGTTGAAAAATACGGTCCAGATCATTTCACAGGGCAAAGAGGCAATCCTTGCCGCCGATCACGAATCCGATTCATCAGATAATAATAACGAGAAGAGTATTACTAGTCAGCAGAGCTTGAATTCGAAACCATATAGTCGTTTTGATGCTCAGGTACGGGCGATTCAAGGTGATGCAAGCACGTACTGTGAGGAGACACAGGATTTGGAGGATTACaagaaatggaaattagggtttgttttGGAGGAGAAGAGAGAGGAGATTGAAAACTTGCTTGCGGAGAATGGTGCTGCGGAGAGTATATACAAAAGGGTTGTGCCCAATAGTGTTGATGAGGAGACATTTTGGTGTAGATACTACTTTAAGCTATATAAGCTCAAGCAAGCTGAAGACGTGAGAGCTAATCTTGTGAAGCGAGCAATTTCGACCGAAGAGGACGACTTGAGTTGGGAATTTGATGATGATGAAGAGAACGTGAAGAAGGAAGATGAGAGGAATTCCGCTTCGAAGGCCAATTTCAAGCAAAATGGCCATTTGGGTAGCAAAGATTCTGCAAAAATTACCGAAGATGAGGAGAAGGACATGCATGATAAACAATCAGAGCAAATTGTGAAGGGAGATGAAATTAATAAGGCGAGCATTGGACAGACTGAGCAAACTATGAATGTGAAGGAGGAAATCTCTGTCGTGGAATCAAAGGAAGAGAAGATATTGAGTGGTGGTGACAATGTAGCCGGTGATAAATTGGATTTGGAGAAGAAGAGTAAAGAAGAGACACTATCAATATCTGACGAGAAAGCGGGATCAGAAGGGAAGGGTGATAACGGTGAATCTTCTAAAGATAGTGATGTTTCTGTTATATCCAGCCATCTATCAATGCCTGAGGAGGAAGATCTTGGGTGGGATGAGATTGAGGATCTGAGCAGCATTGATGAGAAGAAAGTGAGTCACAGTGGAAGTCCAAACAAGATTGATATGCGAAAGGGTTTGAGTGCTGCAGAAGAAGAGGAGGATTTAAGTTGGGATATTGAAGATGATGATGAACCAGTAAAAGATTTAAACATTTGTTAA
- the LOC110658767 gene encoding exosome complex component RRP4 homolog isoform X1, with translation MREIQLSLNQTQKIRLQKALQKLESLHSKVNSDASVTVADTIPISLEDSILKGHGTAERNGEVVATVCGVVERVNMLVYVRSLRSRFKPEIGDIIVGRVVEVAQKRWKLEINFNQDAVLMLSSMNLPDGIQRRRTAVDELNMRNVFEENDVICAEVRNFQNDGSLQLQARSQKYGKLEKGQLLTVPPYLVKRQKQHFHHLVQYGVDLILGCNGFIWVGEHCDARDTVAEEQLNNTEEQNTKSTRVSENVPLETRRNICRVANAVRVLSTLGFSLTLEVILEAFNLSSTLNLGIDEMLVSEFHVLVAEKEAERRSSLTKKKR, from the exons ATGAGAGAAATACAGCTATCCTTGAATCAAACTCAAAAGATAAGATTACAGAAAGCTCTGCAAAAGCTCGAGTCTTTGCATTCTAAGGTCAATTCTGATGCTTCCGTCACCGTCGCCGATACCATCCCAATCAGCCTCGAAGACAGTATTCTCAA AGGACATGGAACAGCAGAGCGCAACGGTGAAGTGGTGGCGACGGTCTGTGGAGTGGTGGAACGCGTTAACATGCTTGTCTATGTACGATCTTTGCGCTCCAG GTTCAAGCCAGAGATTGGAGATATCATAGTGGGCCGCGTTGTTGAG GTCGCTCAAAAGCGTTGGAAATTGGAAATAAATTTCAACCAAGATGCTGTTTTAATGCTTTCTTCGATGAACTTGCCTGATGGTATTCAG AGGCGGCGAACTGCTGTGGATGAACTGAACATGCGCAATGTTTTTGAGGAGAATGATGTTATTTGT GCTGAAGTTCGTAATTTTCAGAATGATGGGAGTTTACAACTGCAAGCAAGAAGTCAGAAGTATGGGAAG CTTGAGAAGGGGCAATTGCTGACAGTCCCCCCTTATCTAGTGAAAAGACAAAAACAGCATTTCCATCATCTGGTACAATATGGAGTTGACTTGATACTTGGATGTAATGGATTTATATGGGTTGGTGAACATTGTGATGCCAGAGACACTGTAGCAGAAGAGCAATTAAACAATACTGAAGAACAAAATACCAAATCCACTAGAGTTTCTGAAAACGTACCACTAGAGACAAGACGGAACATTTGCAGGGTTGCAAATGCTGTCCGTGTATTGTCAACTTTGGGCTTCAGTTTAACTTTAGAAGTGATATTGGAGGCCTTTAACTTGAGTAGCACTTTGAATCTTGGTATAGATGAGATGCTTGTGTCAGAGTTCCATGTTTTGGTAGCAGAGAAAGAAGCTGAACGACGCAGTTCATTGACCAAAAAGAAGAGATGA
- the LOC110658768 gene encoding protein RESISTANCE TO PHYTOPHTHORA 1, chloroplastic — translation MNSLISSSLCNYYISKVPLTPTRLVYRHSFCNTQLLSTKKLKISAKANEVDTQTTVEESEQELKLEEPNNETSKASAPALDKDLKKAVQKTAATFAPRASTATKNPAAPGTALYTVFEVQGYVSMLLGGALSFNLIFPSNEPDVWRLMGMWSIWMFTIPSLRARDCSKNEKEALNYLFLLIPLLNVIIPFFWKSFAVVWSADTLAFFGMYAWKFGWLQRKE, via the exons ATGAACTCACTGATCTCATCCTCGCTCTGCAACTACTACATTTCAAAGGTACCATTGACACCCACGAGACTCGTATATAGACATAGTTTTTGCAATACCCAGTTGTTATCCACCAAGAAATTGAAAATAAGTGCCAAAGCGAATGAAGTGGATACACAGACCACAGTGGAGGAATCCGAGCAAGAGCTAAAACTAGAAGAACCAAATAATGAAACAAGCAAGGCCTCTGCCCCTGCGCTCGACAAAGACCTCAAAAAG GCGGTTCAAAAGACTGCAGCAACCTTCGCACCAAGAGCTTCCACAGCCACCAAGAATCCAGCAGCACCAGGAACTGCCTTGTATACAGTGTTTGAGGTTCAAGGGTATGTCTCCATGCTGTTAGGTGGAGCACTTTCTTTCAATCTCATATTTCCGTCCAACGAGCCAGACGTATGGAGATTGATGGGGATGTGGTCCATTTGGATGTTTA CAATTCCTTCTTTACGCGCTAGAGATTGCTCAAAAAATGAGAAAGAAGCTCTTAACTATCTGTTTCTTCTCATCCCTTTACTCAATGTCATAATCCCTTTCTTTTGGAAGTCTTTTGCCGTTGTATGGTCTGCAGATACACTAGCTTTCTTTGGAATGTATGCATGGAAG TTTGGATGGCTACAGAGAAAAGAGTAA